From Oryzias melastigma strain HK-1 linkage group LG15, ASM292280v2, whole genome shotgun sequence, one genomic window encodes:
- the LOC112161483 gene encoding uncharacterized protein LOC112161483 codes for MGFLLGLCVLAVAVEFVKPEETLQNKDFAFGGTLKLRPVNPPTPITSITWKHEGNLLVEQYSSTAKPEYYGQFKDRTSLVFSTGEITISKLKLEDGGKYTIEINNVIQDVGFRVQIIKKVPVPTVHLKPLSCSETSASCSLHCEGDVDGAGIVSYFWKGGDRDWKKATKKLEINNDAETQTVKEFSCKIKNSVSEKESAAELNPFYKEEEAGLSVGAVVGIVFVFILIIVAVFGVAVLFYKKMFCFKNCQKETDTTKPNGITGEEGVKLTEPTATGAGSGPAIETTNESA; via the coding sequence ATGGGTTTCCTGCTCGGTCTGTGTGTTCTGGCTGTGGCCGTGGAGTTCGTTAAACCCGAAGAGACACTTCAGAACAAAGATTTCGCTTTCGGTGGAACCTTAAAGTTGAGGCCTGTCAACCCGCCGACTCCGATCACCAGCATAACGTGGAAGCATGAAGGTAACCTGCTAGTGGAGCAGTACAGCAGCACGGCTAAGCCTGAATATTACGGTCAGTTTAAGGACCGAACCAGCTTGGTTTTTTCCACTGGAGAAATAACGATATCCAAGCTAAAACTGGAAGATGGCGGAAAATACACCATTGAAATCAATAATGTAATCCAAGATGTCGGATTTCGAGTACAAATCATCAAAAAAGTTCCTGTCCCGACGGTTCATCTGAAACCATTGTCGTGCTCCGAAACTTCGGCCAGCTGTTCACTGCACTGTGAAGGAGATGTTGACGGCGCCGGAATCGTCAGCTACTTCTGGAAAGGAGGAGACCGAGACTGGAAAAAGGCAACTAAGAAACTGGAGATAAATAATGACGCGGAAACACAGACGGTTAAAGAGTTTTCCTGCAAGATCAAGAACTCTGTGAGTGAGAAGGAAAGCGCGGCCGAGCTGAACCCTTTCTacaaggaggaggaggcgggtcTCTCTGTGGGTGCGGTGGTCGGGATAGTCTTTGTATTCATCCTCATAATCGTCGCTGTTTTTGGAGTGGCTGTATTGTTTTATAAGAAAATGTTCTGCttcaaaaactgtcaaaaggAAACTGACACCACAAAGCCTAACGGAATTACTGGCGAAGAAGGGGTGAAATTGACTGAACCGACAGCTACGGGTGCTGGCTCAGGTCCAGCTATTGAAACCACCAATGAATCTGCATGA